The proteins below come from a single Rosa rugosa chromosome 2, drRosRugo1.1, whole genome shotgun sequence genomic window:
- the LOC133728720 gene encoding uncharacterized protein LOC133728720 isoform X1: MQHFPARLIKSLSTSTSLPCTTTTLQELASAHPKGVARVVLKKGKTQLFKDGSPMVYSGAVDRIIGRPPPRTGDVVLVADGAEKPIGWGMYNSVSMFCVRLMQLDEEAIRDCSCALNMEKLLETRINEAIELRKSLGLPSASTNAFRLVNSEGDRLSGLIIDIFGDVAVIASSAAWVEKYKAEIEACVGRINEINHINWRPSVEILKEEGLDVSNLKEMDPSICPQRTKVMENGIFYAISLEGQKTGFYADQRENRKFISTISDNQKVLDICCYSGGFALNAARGGAVNVTGVDSSLGAIELAKENIALNNMDPGIISFVKEDASEFMKGALSRNESFDIVILDPPKLAPRKKVLQNASGMYRNLNSLAMQLTRRGGLLMTCSCSGAMTQSGTFLRILQSAASAAGRKITVLRDAGAACDHTIDPSYPEGKYLSNILLRVL; this comes from the exons ATGCAGCATTTTCCAGCCCGCCTGATAAAGTCTCTGTCTACTTCTACTTCCTTACCATGCACCACCACTACCCTTCAAGAACTTGCTTCTGCTCACCCcaaag GTGTTGCGAGGGTTGTACTCAAGAAGGGGAAGACACAACTATTCAAGGATGGAAGTCCAATGGTTTATAGTGGAGCAGTTGATAGAATAATTGGGAGACCGCCACCAAGAACTGGAGATGTTGTGCTAGTAGCTGATGGAGCAGAAAAGCCAATAGGGTGGGGCATGTATAATTCAGTCTCCATGTTCTGTGTCCGGCTTATGCAGCTGGATGAGGAAGCAATAAG GGATTGTTCATGTGCATTGAATATGGAGAAACTGCTTGAGACAAGAATTAATGAAGCTATAGAGCTACGTAAGAGTTTGGGGCTTCCATCAGCTAGTACAAATGCATTTCGTCTTGTCAATAGTGAAGGAGACAG ATTATCAGGCCTAATAATTGACATATTTGGAGATGTAGCAGTAATAGCATCATCTGCCGCTTGGGTTGAGAAGTACAAAGCAGAAATAGAGGCTTGTGTTGGTAGAATCAATGAAATTAATCACATCAACTGGAGACCGTCTGTGGAAATTTTAAAAGAAGAAGGATTGGATGTGTCAAATTTGAAGGAAATGGATCCATCTATTTGCCCTCAGAGAACAAAG GTTATGGAAAACGGGATTTTTTATGCCATTTCACTTGAAGGGCAGAAGACAGGGTTCTATGCTGATCAGCGTGAAAACCGCAAATTCATATCAACAATTTCAGACAATCAGAAAGTTCTTGATATCTGCTGCTATAGTGGTGGTTTTGCGCTAAATGCTGCACGAGGTGGTGCTGTGAATGTCACAG GTGTTGACTCATCCTTGGGTGCTATCGAACTAGCTAAAGAAAATATTGCTCTTAACAACATGGATCCAGGAATAATATCATTTGTGAAAGAAGATGCAAGTGAGTTTATGAAGGGTGCTCTTTCTAGGAATGAATCATTTGATATTGTCATCTTAGATCCTCCTAAACTAGCACCACGAAAGAAG GTTTTACAAAATGCATCAggcatgtatagaaatttaaaTTCATTAGCAATGCAATTGACAAGGAGAGGTGGCCTTCTCATGACTTGTTCGTGTTCAGGAGCGATGACCCAAAGTGGGACGTTCTTGCGCATTCTTCAG agtGCAGCATCAGCAGCAGGTAGAAAAATAACCGTTCTCAGGGATGCTGGAGCAGCATGTGACCATACCATTGACCCATCCTACCCAGAAGGCAAATACCTTTCCAACATTCTCCTGAGGGTGCTTTGA
- the LOC133728720 gene encoding uncharacterized protein LOC133728720 isoform X2, whose protein sequence is MQHFPARLIKSLSTSTSLPCTTTTLQELASAHPKGVARVVLKKGKTQLFKDGSPMVYSGAVDRIIGRPPPRTGDVVLVADGAEKPIGWGMYNSVSMFCVRLMQLDEEAIRDCSCALNMEKLLETRINEAIELRKSLGLPSASTNAFRLVNSEGDRLSGLIIDIFGDVAVIASSAAWVEKYKAEIEACVGRINEINHINWRPSVEILKEEGLDVSNLKEMDPSICPQRTKVMENGIFYAISLEGQKTGFYADQRENRKFISTISDNQKVLDICCYSGGFALNAARGGAVNVTGVDSSLGAIELAKENIALNNMDPGIISFVKEDASEFMKGALSRNESFDIVILDPPKLAPRKKER, encoded by the exons ATGCAGCATTTTCCAGCCCGCCTGATAAAGTCTCTGTCTACTTCTACTTCCTTACCATGCACCACCACTACCCTTCAAGAACTTGCTTCTGCTCACCCcaaag GTGTTGCGAGGGTTGTACTCAAGAAGGGGAAGACACAACTATTCAAGGATGGAAGTCCAATGGTTTATAGTGGAGCAGTTGATAGAATAATTGGGAGACCGCCACCAAGAACTGGAGATGTTGTGCTAGTAGCTGATGGAGCAGAAAAGCCAATAGGGTGGGGCATGTATAATTCAGTCTCCATGTTCTGTGTCCGGCTTATGCAGCTGGATGAGGAAGCAATAAG GGATTGTTCATGTGCATTGAATATGGAGAAACTGCTTGAGACAAGAATTAATGAAGCTATAGAGCTACGTAAGAGTTTGGGGCTTCCATCAGCTAGTACAAATGCATTTCGTCTTGTCAATAGTGAAGGAGACAG ATTATCAGGCCTAATAATTGACATATTTGGAGATGTAGCAGTAATAGCATCATCTGCCGCTTGGGTTGAGAAGTACAAAGCAGAAATAGAGGCTTGTGTTGGTAGAATCAATGAAATTAATCACATCAACTGGAGACCGTCTGTGGAAATTTTAAAAGAAGAAGGATTGGATGTGTCAAATTTGAAGGAAATGGATCCATCTATTTGCCCTCAGAGAACAAAG GTTATGGAAAACGGGATTTTTTATGCCATTTCACTTGAAGGGCAGAAGACAGGGTTCTATGCTGATCAGCGTGAAAACCGCAAATTCATATCAACAATTTCAGACAATCAGAAAGTTCTTGATATCTGCTGCTATAGTGGTGGTTTTGCGCTAAATGCTGCACGAGGTGGTGCTGTGAATGTCACAG GTGTTGACTCATCCTTGGGTGCTATCGAACTAGCTAAAGAAAATATTGCTCTTAACAACATGGATCCAGGAATAATATCATTTGTGAAAGAAGATGCAAGTGAGTTTATGAAGGGTGCTCTTTCTAGGAATGAATCATTTGATATTGTCATCTTAGATCCTCCTAAACTAGCACCACGAAAGAAG GAGCGATGA